A genomic stretch from Marinifilum sp. JC120 includes:
- a CDS encoding DUF805 domain-containing protein: MKKYIAILKQFNDFHGKASREEFIRFALIHFAILGVFLILGFAVDHPFFKKVIDTVSGLFVIGTMLPCIALIVRRFNSIKRPE, encoded by the coding sequence ATGAAAAAATATATAGCGATACTTAAGCAGTTTAATGATTTTCATGGAAAGGCCAGCCGTGAGGAATTCATCCGTTTTGCCTTGATCCATTTCGCGATCCTCGGTGTGTTTCTTATCCTTGGGTTTGCTGTTGACCATCCTTTTTTTAAAAAGGTGATCGATACTGTCAGCGGACTTTTTGTGATCGGAACCATGCTTCCCTGCATTGCCCTGATTGTTCGCAGATTTAACAGTATCAAGCGGCCTGAATAA
- a CDS encoding sensor domain-containing diguanylate cyclase: protein MFKDYKEFFLRPHIPIILLLTVLWTVPVFATDIPATLTVSNSNSWPPYSFVGDNGEPRGLLIDLWREFGRQNNVNIEFKLADWADTLRQVRDREAMIHGGLFESKQRSGYLDFTKPLNLPLNTRLFISKRLNIKDFSELGNIPVAVTKDGYVESYIRRQYPELILSPYPNGKESIEAAVAGKQRAFATDYPAAMYHLHRLDAFDKFYVADTIYTKKLSVGVPKGETELLQFIEHGMAKIPKQEFNRITQKWIQAVSITPEWLMPTTVIGLAVMVGGFAFIYIFALKRQVAARTIELKRMSQTDMLTGLYNRRKIDEILHHEFERFKRYKRPLSLILIDIDNFKKINDTYGHAVGDEVLIRFAEIILSSTRSLDSIGRWGGEEFIIVCPETTAHEGVVIAEKLRLRIETSQFNTIDNCTASFGVTEIENEDDFISIFARCDAALYKSKNDGRNKVTQG from the coding sequence ATGTTTAAGGACTATAAGGAGTTTTTTTTGCGCCCACATATTCCCATTATACTTCTTCTCACAGTGTTATGGACAGTTCCAGTCTTTGCGACGGATATTCCTGCGACTCTGACCGTCAGCAACTCCAACTCATGGCCGCCGTACTCATTTGTAGGCGATAATGGAGAACCGAGAGGTTTATTGATCGACCTTTGGCGTGAATTTGGCAGACAAAACAATGTAAATATTGAATTCAAGCTTGCAGACTGGGCCGACACCTTAAGACAGGTAAGAGACAGAGAAGCTATGATCCACGGAGGGCTGTTTGAATCTAAACAGCGCAGTGGGTATCTGGACTTTACAAAACCGCTGAATCTTCCGCTCAACACCAGACTCTTCATTTCTAAGAGACTCAATATCAAAGATTTTTCAGAACTGGGAAATATCCCGGTGGCAGTCACAAAAGACGGATATGTTGAGTCGTATATACGTAGGCAATACCCGGAACTGATCCTGTCTCCCTACCCCAACGGCAAAGAAAGCATTGAGGCCGCTGTTGCCGGTAAACAACGGGCCTTTGCAACTGACTACCCAGCCGCAATGTATCATTTGCACAGGCTGGATGCATTTGACAAATTTTATGTTGCTGACACCATATATACCAAGAAACTGAGTGTCGGGGTTCCCAAAGGTGAAACAGAGCTGCTGCAATTTATTGAGCACGGGATGGCAAAAATTCCCAAACAGGAATTCAACCGCATTACCCAAAAATGGATTCAGGCTGTTTCAATTACCCCTGAATGGCTCATGCCTACCACTGTCATAGGTCTTGCCGTGATGGTCGGCGGATTCGCATTTATTTATATATTTGCCTTGAAACGGCAGGTAGCGGCTAGAACAATCGAACTCAAGAGAATGTCCCAGACAGACATGCTGACCGGGCTGTACAACCGCAGAAAAATAGACGAAATCCTGCATCACGAGTTTGAACGTTTCAAGCGCTATAAAAGACCGCTCTCGCTCATTCTGATCGACATAGACAATTTCAAAAAAATTAACGACACATACGGTCATGCAGTGGGTGATGAAGTTCTTATCCGCTTTGCTGAAATCATCCTATCAAGTACCCGCAGCTTGGACAGCATCGGACGCTGGGGCGGTGAAGAATTTATCATTGTCTGTCCGGAAACAACTGCCCATGAAGGAGTTGTCATTGCAGAAAAGCTGCGACTCCGGATTGAGACTTCACAATTCAACACAATAGATAACTGCACAGCAAGTTTCGGCGTAACAGAAATAGAGAATGAAGATGACTTCATAAGCATTTTCGCTCGTTGCGACGCAGCCCTCTACAAATCAAAAAATGACGGACGCAACAAGGTCACCCAAGGGTAA
- a CDS encoding chemotaxis protein — protein MNLSARLKLSVFALGIIPVIVGLSLFAFCPDFILGSASSTILLVGIAVSIILTLFIVYSIGRNVISPIENLRDYAANIQKGEADKKCSGFYMHELEELKVAVCSMVESLAEANARAESLGDEARKKAVEIEAALQTSRDKEAETQRLLLSMRKVADKAGNSSERIFSDISDLSDRIEKVGEGVEVQRDRMTETATAMEEMNSTVAEVARNASLAAGNADQSRENAATGARGVNDAVDAIKKVEDEVLSLKQTMGQLGERAENIDRVINVINDIADQTNLLALNAAIEAARAGEAGRGFAVVADEVRKLAEKTMEATKEVGDAITDIQDHAKTNVASVDRAAADIVAGTETAVESGKYMQEIVTIIESTSEQVESIATASEQQSATSEEINNAVSDVTQVAQETAEEMGEARQILIEVSSLVQELDGLIHGMAGGDLDAVAGDDLVTWSDSAFSVNVRAIDVQHKKLVGMINGLHRAMRDRASDKVMKRLVEELKNYTVDHFSTEEKLFERYGYPQTPEHKVLHEKFVNQVLEFEAALLSGKAKVTMDVMQFLKDWLVQHIQGEDRQYTSFLNSHGVK, from the coding sequence ATGAATTTATCTGCCCGCCTTAAACTGTCGGTTTTTGCTCTTGGTATTATCCCTGTAATTGTCGGCTTGAGTCTATTTGCTTTTTGCCCTGACTTTATTCTTGGCTCAGCATCTTCAACTATATTGCTCGTCGGAATTGCTGTTAGTATTATCCTTACTTTGTTTATCGTCTACAGTATTGGCCGCAATGTAATATCTCCTATTGAAAATTTGAGGGATTACGCTGCTAATATCCAGAAAGGAGAGGCTGACAAGAAATGCTCCGGTTTTTATATGCATGAGCTGGAGGAACTCAAAGTAGCGGTCTGTTCCATGGTGGAAAGTCTGGCGGAGGCCAACGCACGAGCAGAATCTCTTGGCGATGAGGCCCGCAAAAAGGCAGTTGAGATTGAAGCAGCATTGCAGACCAGCCGGGATAAGGAAGCGGAAACACAGAGACTCCTTTTGTCCATGCGTAAAGTCGCAGACAAGGCCGGAAATTCATCAGAAAGGATTTTTTCTGACATCAGCGATTTGAGCGATAGGATCGAAAAGGTCGGAGAAGGTGTTGAGGTTCAGCGTGATCGTATGACCGAAACCGCCACCGCCATGGAAGAGATGAACTCCACTGTGGCCGAGGTTGCACGCAATGCTTCACTTGCTGCCGGAAATGCCGACCAGTCACGGGAGAACGCTGCTACCGGTGCACGCGGTGTTAATGACGCCGTAGATGCCATCAAAAAGGTTGAGGATGAGGTCCTTTCCCTTAAGCAAACCATGGGGCAGCTTGGTGAACGTGCTGAGAATATCGACCGGGTTATTAACGTGATCAATGACATTGCGGACCAGACCAACCTGTTGGCTTTGAATGCCGCCATTGAAGCTGCAAGGGCCGGGGAGGCTGGGCGCGGATTTGCCGTTGTTGCCGACGAGGTTCGTAAACTTGCTGAGAAAACCATGGAAGCGACCAAAGAGGTTGGCGACGCTATTACTGATATTCAGGATCATGCTAAGACCAACGTGGCTTCGGTTGACCGGGCGGCAGCGGATATTGTTGCCGGTACTGAAACAGCGGTAGAGTCCGGTAAATATATGCAGGAAATTGTGACCATCATTGAGTCCACTTCCGAGCAGGTGGAATCAATTGCCACTGCTTCGGAACAGCAGTCAGCCACAAGTGAAGAGATCAACAACGCTGTTTCAGATGTCACTCAGGTCGCGCAGGAAACAGCAGAAGAAATGGGCGAGGCCCGTCAGATTCTTATTGAAGTTTCGAGTTTAGTTCAGGAACTGGATGGACTGATTCACGGCATGGCTGGTGGCGACCTTGATGCTGTTGCCGGGGATGATCTGGTTACTTGGAGTGATTCTGCTTTTTCTGTGAACGTTCGGGCCATTGATGTGCAGCATAAAAAACTGGTCGGCATGATCAACGGTCTGCACAGGGCTATGCGAGACCGTGCTTCGGATAAGGTTATGAAACGTCTTGTGGAAGAACTCAAAAATTATACCGTGGACCACTTCAGTACCGAGGAAAAACTTTTTGAGCGTTACGGCTACCCGCAGACTCCTGAACACAAGGTGCTGCATGAGAAATTCGTCAATCAGGTTCTTGAGTTTGAGGCCGCCTTACTCAGCGGGAAAGCCAAGGTGACCATGGATGTGATGCAGTTTCTCAAGGACTGGCTGGTGCAGCATATTCAGGGTGAGGATCGCCAATATACCTCTTTTCTTAACAGCCACGGTGTTAAGTAG